In the genome of Spirochaetia bacterium, one region contains:
- the trpB gene encoding tryptophan synthase subunit beta, which translates to MEKGHFGIHGGQYVPETLMNALIELEEAYATYKDDPAFKKELDYLLNEYAGRPSRLYYAKKMSEDLGGAKIYLKREDMNHTGAHKINNVLGQCLLAKRMGKTRVIAETGAGQHGVATATAAALMGLECEIFMGSKDIERQALNVYKMKLLGSKVVPVTTGTGTLKDAVSQAMREWTGRISDTHYVLGSVMGPHPFPTIVRDFQSVISKEIRQQCLAKEGRLPDAILACVGGGSNAIGAFYDFIPDKQVRLIGLEAAGRGVHTPYTAATLAVGKLGIFHGMKSYFCQDDYGQITPVYSISAGLDYPGIGPEHAHLKDIGRAEYYPITDEQAVEAFEYLSKMEGIIPAIESAHAAAYAMQLAPTMDKDKIIVVNLSGRGDKDCVQIARYRGEDINE; encoded by the coding sequence ATGGAAAAAGGTCATTTTGGAATTCATGGCGGACAGTATGTGCCTGAAACTTTGATGAATGCCTTGATTGAACTTGAAGAAGCCTATGCTACTTACAAGGATGATCCGGCATTCAAGAAGGAACTTGATTACTTGCTGAATGAGTATGCCGGAAGGCCATCTCGTCTATACTATGCGAAGAAGATGAGTGAGGATTTGGGTGGAGCCAAGATATATCTGAAACGTGAGGATATGAACCATACCGGTGCCCATAAGATCAACAACGTCCTGGGGCAGTGCCTGCTTGCAAAACGCATGGGTAAGACGCGGGTCATTGCTGAGACCGGAGCAGGACAGCATGGAGTTGCAACTGCAACTGCCGCAGCGCTGATGGGACTGGAGTGCGAGATATTCATGGGAAGCAAGGATATCGAACGGCAGGCGCTGAATGTATATAAGATGAAATTGCTGGGTTCCAAGGTCGTGCCGGTCACTACAGGAACCGGGACACTGAAAGATGCGGTATCCCAAGCCATGAGGGAATGGACAGGACGTATCAGTGATACGCATTATGTATTGGGTTCTGTAATGGGACCTCATCCTTTTCCTACTATCGTACGGGATTTTCAGTCTGTCATTTCCAAGGAAATACGACAGCAATGCCTCGCAAAGGAAGGCCGGCTTCCTGATGCAATCCTTGCCTGTGTCGGCGGAGGTTCAAATGCAATCGGAGCCTTCTATGATTTTATTCCTGACAAGCAGGTCCGCCTGATCGGACTTGAAGCCGCGGGCAGGGGTGTCCATACACCTTACACTGCGGCTACGCTTGCTGTCGGTAAGCTTGGCATCTTCCATGGAATGAAGAGTTATTTCTGTCAGGATGACTATGGCCAGATTACCCCGGTCTATTCCATTTCTGCTGGGTTGGATTATCCTGGAATAGGACCTGAGCATGCACATCTGAAAGATATCGGAAGAGCTGAATACTACCCCATTACGGATGAACAGGCAGTAGAAGCCTTTGAATACCTTTCGAAGATGGAAGGCATAATCCCTGCAATAGAGAGTGCCCATGCGGCTGCCTATGCCATGCAGCTGGCGCCGACCATGGACAAAGACAAGATCATTGTCGTCAATCTGTCGGGTCGCGGGGACAAGGATTGCGTACAGATTGCACGTTACAGAGGAGAAGACATCAATGAGTAG
- a CDS encoding phosphoribosylanthranilate isomerase, protein MSVRLKICGIRRDEDVGLLNRFLPDYAGFVFASSKRQIDVKTAVRLRSLLDARIRTVGVFVDASLEEVETAVQSGAISMVQLHGNEDESYIQTLKAKCDVPVIKAVRMNGKEEVSLLSFPSASCFLLDSGAGSGQTFDWKKESVTDKPLFIAGGIGSSNLQAAIEFFHPYAVDVSSSVETDGYKDEEKIRKLVETLHRLTGES, encoded by the coding sequence ATGAGTGTCAGGTTGAAAATCTGTGGTATCCGCAGAGATGAAGATGTAGGTTTGCTCAATCGGTTCCTGCCTGATTATGCCGGCTTTGTCTTTGCTTCTAGCAAAAGACAGATAGATGTGAAGACTGCCGTCAGATTGAGGTCCTTGCTTGATGCTCGCATCAGGACTGTCGGTGTCTTTGTCGATGCTTCGCTTGAAGAAGTTGAAACTGCCGTACAGTCAGGAGCCATCAGTATGGTCCAGTTGCATGGAAATGAGGATGAAAGCTACATACAGACGTTGAAAGCCAAATGCGATGTGCCAGTCATCAAGGCAGTGAGAATGAACGGTAAGGAAGAAGTTTCCTTGCTTTCTTTTCCAAGTGCTTCGTGCTTCCTGCTGGATAGCGGAGCTGGCTCAGGGCAGACATTTGACTGGAAGAAAGAGTCGGTAACAGACAAGCCTTTGTTTATTGCAGGTGGCATCGGGTCTTCCAACCTGCAAGCTGCAATAGAGTTTTTTCATCCCTATGCCGTTGATGTCAGTAGCTCTGTAGAGACTGATGGATATAAAGATGAGGAAAAAATCAGGAAATTGGTAGAGACGTTGCATCGTCTCACTGGAGAATCATGA
- the trpC gene encoding indole-3-glycerol phosphate synthase TrpC: protein MILDEIAADTRKRLAAVTDKEGMEREAFSSRKDRSFPFAQALSRPRLSFIAEVKKASPSKGLIAPQFDPVAIAREYERIGIDAVSVLTEPHFFQGSSRYLKQIAGSVALPLLRKDFVLDAYQIHQAKVLGASCVLLICALLDRQTLEAFISLCDCLGLDALVEAHDEVEIEKALACNARIIGINNRDLRTFKVDLATSARLRKYIPSDCLMVSESGYATRNDIKRAEDFGADAVLIGESFMRADDKQVLLANLRGQS from the coding sequence GTGATTCTGGATGAGATTGCGGCCGATACGAGAAAACGGCTTGCTGCAGTCACTGACAAGGAAGGAATGGAACGGGAAGCTTTCAGTTCTCGGAAGGACAGGTCGTTTCCTTTTGCACAGGCACTGTCACGGCCGAGGCTGTCTTTCATAGCTGAAGTCAAGAAAGCTTCTCCATCAAAAGGACTGATCGCTCCACAGTTTGATCCTGTGGCAATAGCCAGAGAATACGAGCGGATAGGTATAGATGCTGTGTCAGTCCTGACCGAGCCACATTTTTTCCAAGGTAGCAGCAGGTATCTCAAACAGATTGCTGGATCTGTTGCACTGCCTTTGCTACGCAAGGACTTCGTCCTTGATGCTTATCAGATCCATCAGGCAAAGGTATTGGGTGCAAGCTGTGTGCTGCTTATCTGTGCTTTGCTTGACAGGCAGACTTTGGAAGCTTTCATTTCATTGTGTGACTGCCTTGGACTTGATGCCTTGGTGGAAGCCCATGATGAGGTGGAGATTGAAAAGGCACTTGCTTGCAACGCAAGGATCATTGGGATCAATAACAGGGATTTGAGGACTTTCAAGGTTGATTTGGCCACTTCTGCCAGATTGAGGAAATACATTCCATCTGATTGCCTGATGGTCAGTGAGAGCGGCTATGCTACCAGAAATGACATAAAAAGAGCAGAGGATTTTGGTGCAGATGCCGTATTGATCGGAGAAAGTTTCATGAGAGCCGATGACAAACAGGTGTTGCTGGCAAATTTGAGAGGGCAATCATGA
- the trpD gene encoding anthranilate phosphoribosyltransferase, translating to MIKEAIIQLSEKKDLAADVASAVMDEIMSGKASELQIGAYLLGLSMKGETIDEITASARMMRSHALKLLNDMDVLEIVGTGGDHSNSFNISTTSSIVVAACGVPVAKHGNRAATSKCGAADVLEALGVNIDLIPEQAKEILQKIGICFLFAQKYHTAMKYVAPVRKQLSIRTIFNILGPLSNPAGAAYQVMGVYDESLVEPLAQVLLNLGVKRGLVVYGLDGLDEISMVGKTKVCEIRNGWVKNYFIDPTSYGFSLCRKEDLVGGTPAENAAITLDILKGRKGPKRDTVLLNSAAGLYVGKADLTFPQALAEVEKAIDSGRALAKLQQMIKATNEVKQ from the coding sequence ATGATAAAGGAAGCAATAATCCAATTAAGTGAAAAGAAAGACCTTGCGGCTGACGTTGCCTCGGCTGTGATGGATGAGATCATGAGCGGCAAGGCGAGTGAATTGCAGATCGGTGCATATCTGCTCGGACTTTCGATGAAAGGTGAAACAATTGATGAAATTACTGCATCTGCCCGAATGATGAGGTCGCATGCATTGAAGTTGCTCAATGATATGGATGTGCTGGAAATCGTCGGAACAGGCGGAGACCATTCCAATTCATTCAATATTTCCACGACATCCTCGATAGTTGTAGCCGCCTGCGGTGTTCCTGTAGCAAAACATGGCAACAGGGCTGCAACCAGTAAATGTGGAGCGGCTGATGTCCTTGAAGCTTTGGGTGTCAACATTGACCTGATTCCTGAACAGGCAAAGGAAATACTGCAGAAAATCGGCATCTGCTTTCTGTTTGCACAGAAGTACCATACTGCCATGAAGTATGTTGCACCGGTACGGAAGCAGTTGTCCATCAGGACTATCTTCAATATCCTTGGACCTTTGTCCAATCCTGCAGGGGCTGCCTATCAGGTAATGGGAGTATACGATGAATCCCTTGTGGAACCACTGGCACAGGTGTTGCTGAACCTTGGGGTAAAAAGAGGCTTGGTCGTGTACGGTTTGGATGGCCTTGATGAGATTTCCATGGTAGGCAAAACCAAGGTCTGTGAAATAAGGAACGGTTGGGTAAAAAATTATTTCATTGATCCTACATCATATGGTTTCAGTTTGTGCAGGAAGGAAGATTTGGTTGGGGGAACTCCGGCGGAAAATGCAGCTATTACACTGGATATACTGAAGGGCAGGAAAGGTCCGAAACGTGATACGGTTCTGCTCAACAGTGCTGCAGGCCTGTATGTAGGAAAAGCCGATCTGACATTCCCTCAGGCTCTTGCTGAAGTAGAAAAGGCTATTGACAGTGGGAGGGCCCTTGCAAAACTGCAGCAGATGATCAAGGCAACCAACGAGGTAAAGCAGTGA
- a CDS encoding aminodeoxychorismate/anthranilate synthase component II, producing MILLIDNYDSFSYNLYQLIGTLDPHIRTIRNDELSVEEIAELAPTHIFISPGPGKPEDAGICINVVKHFRGLIPILGVCLGHQAICCAYGATVAHAPRLMHGKSSLANLSHEGVFSGIPSPLTVARYHSLAVVEDTLPPDLTVTARTDMDEVMAVEDFGRHVVGLQFHPESILTEHGKDIVKNFLKGAR from the coding sequence ATGATACTTCTTATAGATAACTATGACAGTTTTTCCTATAACCTTTATCAGCTGATCGGGACATTGGATCCCCATATCAGGACGATACGCAATGATGAGCTGTCGGTGGAGGAGATCGCAGAGCTGGCACCGACTCATATCTTTATTTCCCCCGGGCCTGGAAAGCCGGAAGATGCAGGTATCTGTATCAATGTGGTCAAGCATTTCCGTGGGCTTATTCCCATCTTGGGTGTCTGTCTTGGGCATCAGGCAATCTGCTGTGCCTATGGTGCAACTGTTGCACATGCCCCGAGACTGATGCATGGGAAAAGTTCCTTGGCAAACTTGAGCCATGAAGGGGTATTTTCAGGGATTCCTTCTCCTTTGACCGTTGCAAGGTACCATTCACTGGCAGTTGTTGAGGACACGTTGCCTCCGGACCTTACCGTGACGGCCCGTACGGATATGGATGAAGTCATGGCAGTGGAAGATTTCGGACGTCATGTAGTCGGTCTGCAGTTCCATCCTGAATCAATATTGACGGAACATGGAAAAGATATAGTCAAGAATTTTCTCAAGGGAGCAAGATGA